The following coding sequences lie in one Arachis ipaensis cultivar K30076 chromosome B03, Araip1.1, whole genome shotgun sequence genomic window:
- the LOC107634512 gene encoding transcription factor RAX1-like yields the protein MGRSPCCDKANVKRGPWSHEEDEILKSYLNKHGSAGNWIALPLKAGLKRCGKSCRLRWLNYLRPHIKHGAFTDDEDKLISTLYATIGSRWSLIAAQLPGRTDNDVKNHWNTKLRKKFFAGGINTANATTVLNTASSKFPTFTPQIEAFDHNNNTPTTCFESAVLGLYQTPFPVPSKMLPLESDISAANPLVIKEKDHVGHQWLGYYAEEDDAFLLDFVQNGFAYSQYKNTQLDPSSSSSSYI from the exons ATGGGAAGAAGTCCATGCTGTGACAAAGCTAACGTGAAAAGAGGGCCATGGTCTCATGAAGAAGATGAAATACTCAAAAGCTACCTCAACAAACATGGCTCTGCTGGTAACTGGATAGCTCTTCCTCTCAAAGCAG GCCTTAAACGCTGCGGGAAAAGCTGTCGTCTGAGATGGCTCAACTATCTCAGGCCTCACATCAAGCATGGAGCTTTCACTGACGATGAAGACAAACTTATCTCCACCCTTTATGCTACCATTGGAAGCAG GTGGTCCCTTATAGCAGCTCAACTACCTGGAAGAACTGATAATGATGTCAAAAATCACTGGAACACTAAGCTTAGGAAGAAGTTCTTCGCAGGAGGAATAAACACTGCCAATGCCACTACTGTCCTCAACACTGCTTCTTCCAAGTTCCCAACTTTCACTCCTCAAATTGAAGCCTTTGATCATAATAACAACACCCCAACTACTTGTTTTGAGTCTGCTGTTTTGGGTTTGTACCAAACACCATTCCCAGTTCCATCAAAAATGCTGCCTTTGGAATCAGACATTTCAGCTGCTAATCCCTTGGTAATAAAAGAGAAAGATCATGTTGGTCATCAGTGGCTTGGTTATTATGCTGAAGAAGATGATGCATTCTTGCTTGATTTTGTGCAAAATGGATTTGCTTATTCTCAATATAAAAACACCCAACTAGACCCATCATCATCGTCGTCGTCATATATCTAA